ACACGTTCCGCGCCATCGTCAAAGAGATTACCGACAAAGAAATCACGTTGGATTTCAATCACCCTTTAGCCGGTAAAGATTTGACCTTTGAAGTAGAAATTAAAGAAATTAACAAATAAATCTTTTCATCAAAAAGCCCGCTTTAAGGCGGGCTTTTTTTATCAAAGCACTTCTTAATACAGGGTGCTTAATTAACGCACTCCTATCAAGCCATATCCTTCCACTTTGCCTTTAATGTCTTTTATCAAAAAGACATCCCAATGGGTAGAAGTATATTTTCCACGCGCATCTACTAAGTCCATTTTCACTTGGAATGCATTGCCTGAAGCCAAACTTTCCGAAGATTTGAACATCTGTCTGCTTTCATCGGCACTGCGGATAAACTCTTTAAAGAATTCTCTGTTTTCTGTAGTGCGTCTGTTGCGCCCCGTACCGGAAAGGAACACATTATTAGCAAAAGTGACACGGAAATTCAAATCCAATACCACCGCCGGCAAGTCTACATACTCTAAGGTGCGCATAAAACTTTGAGAAGATTCTCCCAATGTTTTACTGGCCTCACGCAGTTCAATACGCAGACTTAAAATACGAGACATAATGCCTACCAATTCTTCAGCTCCTTCTGCAAAATGGGCTCTCGGCTCGGCCGAAGCAAAACACAACGCACCCGACACTTTTCCCCCCACGTATAGCGGAGCGGCAATCAAGGATTGGAAACCCTTCTCTTTGTGAATGCAGCGAGAGCAGGCACTATGTTTTAAATCGCCGAAAACTACCACATTATCATCTTTTACATCAAACAAACATTCTTCCACCGGAAACACCATATATCGCTCAATTTGGAACGGACTAGGGGTGGCATACACCACTGTCATTTCTTTGGCATTGGAGTCATTAAAACGCATCACGATACCGACACCAGCTTTAAATACTTTTTTGCCAAAATTCAAAATTCGGTCCACTTGCTCCGTAATTTCGCCTCTGTTTTCATTACTGATGGCATAAAGCTCACGAATATTCTTTTCGTGTTGGCGGCGGTCCGTCACGTCTTTAATCCATATAACCATTTCTTCTTGTCCGCTAATCGGCGTGCATAATCCTTCAAAAAAGTGATGTTTATCCTTAATATTCCACTCAAAATCAAAGGTTGTATTAATATTTACACTAAAGGCTTCTTTGATAGCAACCATTGCTTTATTGGCCGCATCTTCAGACCAATATTGCGTGGGTGTTTTATTTAAAAAGATAGAGGCTGCTTCCTCTGCGTTTAAATAAGGCAGATTGGATGTCACTTCTTTCACACAACCGTTTCTATCTGTTTTTAAATACAAACCAGGCAATAGTTGGCGCATGCTACGCAGTTCCAAAGCCTCTTTGGAGTTTTGAGAGATATGCGCGATCATATCCGACAAATCCGTCAGAAGCACCATCAGCGAATTTTTACCCGGAATATCCAGCGGTATTAATGTCACCGTCACTTCAAGTTCCGTATCGTCTTTGGTAAACAAAGTTGCCACAAAGCGGGCCTGACCGATACTTCGCAAACTTTGCGCCGCTTTATCAAACTGATGATTTACTTTATCTTTGTTTTTCTTGTTTTTAGATATAAAAAGTTGTTCAAAAGACATGGACAACAGTTCTTCTTGGCCATACCCCATCAGCTCGGCAAGGAACTTATTTGTTTGTTCAATACGTCCGAAAACGTCGTTTTCGTAATTAATGGAAAAAACGGCCCCGTCCGTCGCTTCCAACAAGGCATGAAGTTGAGCCGAACGTTCCTGCAAAATATCCATTAATTGTTTTTGATAGGCCATATTGCGGAAAATAAAAGCATATTTTCCGTTTTTCAAAGAAATGGCATTGACCCTGACGGGCACCGTTTCCAATCCGCTGGCCACATGAATATTGAGATCTCTGTTTTCAAAATTCCCGACTTTGGGCAAAGATTTCAAACTTTCCATTATTTCAGGAATGCTTTCTTGGTTAAAGAGTTTGATAATTTCTTGCCCTTTTAATTCGTCTTTTCCCAACTGACATAAGTGACAAAATAAGTCATTACAATCGGTAATTTTAAATTGTTCCGAGCAAATGACATAAGGCTCGGTGTTGGGCAACGTCACTTCTTGCGGAGGGAGCGGCTTTAACACTATTTTTTTAGTAGCCGCCGCAGAAGCCAAAACAGCAGAAGTAGGCGGTTGTGGCTTGCCGGAAGAAGCGTCCTTCTTTTCTACGCTTACCAAGTAATCGGCTTCTATCAGCCCTTCTTTTGTATCACGACAATTAAAAGGGGTCAATGTCAAATGTAGATGTATTTTGCCGGTTGCATGAATACGTGAGGGGAATTTTTTGGCTGCTCTATCAAAATCCAACACATAATCCATTTCCGCCATTTCTCCGCGGCTTAACTTGCGTCTGACATCTAAAGTCAAAGCAGGGCGCACATAAACATTGCGGTAAAAATTACGATCATTTTCCGTCAAACAGAATAAATCTCGCGCCGCTTTATTCATCGTAGAAATATATCCTTTTGTGTTGAGCACAAACGCAGGCATTAGCGCCAGTTCAAAAATATGTTTATATTTTTCCCGATCGCTGCGCAAATCACGCAAAGTTCTATTCGTATCAGTGACGTCACGCAAGAATACGATTACGATTCTTCTGCCTAAATATTTTGACAGCATAGCCGTCATTTCCAATTCTATAGGCTGTCCCGTTTTTTTAACAAAATGAAGTTGAGAAGGTTCGTCCGAATGTTCCAAACGGTTTAACACCGCATCAAATTTTTCTTGGGCGAAAATTTGATGTTCTGAGGCCACAAAATCCACAAATTTCTTATGCAAAATATCTTCTTGCAATTCATATCCAAGTATTTTACAGGAAGATTTATTAGCATAAATTACTTCGGAATCTTCCAAAATCAAAATTCCTTCGCGGGCATTTTCCACCAAGAGGGAATTTTTCTCTCCGGACTCCCGTATTTGCTTTTCCATCTTGGTCTTTGCGGTAATATCTTCCGAAACTTTTAACAAATAATCCGGCTCACCTTGAACGGTATACAACGGTGTTTTTACCGTATGCATAATTTTTACTCCTTCGGTAGGAGTAGATATTAATTCTTGCGCGATATTAAGTTCTTGTCTGCTATCAAAAACTCGCTTATCGGCATCGCGCATAAATTCGGCCTGTTCGGCACTGATATCGGTGCGATAATTCTCTTTTCCAATTACATCTTTTGCCATTACACCAAACAAGTCTTCGCTCTTTTTATTCCAAACGATATACTGTCCGGCACTATTTTTAACCGATAAAGCCACCGGCAAATTATCCACCACGTTTTGCAAGAAGTTTTTGGCTTTATGAATTTCCACTTCCTGTTGTTTCTTTTGAGTAATGTCTTCGGCAATTGTCAAAGCAATGTAAGGTTTGTTTTCTTTATCAAAAATAGGTGCTTTAATTAAATGCAGCAATATTTTTTTGCCGGAGGCCGTCACAAATTCTTCTTCCGGAATATCCAATACTTGGCCGTTGGAGAACATAATTCTCTCTCTTTCCAAATATTTAGCATTTTGACTTACGCCCAATTCTTCTTCTTCAAACATTTCTACTGCTTTTTTATTTCTAAAAGAAACTTCCTTGTCTAAACCACGTGCATAAATGGCCAACGGGGCATTATCTAAAATGGCTCTTTGTAAGTTTTGTACTTCTAATATCTTTTCCTTTTGCAATTTACTTTCCGTAATATCGCTTACCATCGTAATAACAAATTCAGGGTTTCCCTCCGAATCGCTCACCGGCACTTTTACCATTTCCAAAAAGCGTTTTTTTCCTTTTCCATCAATATATTCTTCTTCCGGTATATATAATATTTTTCCGGATTCCAAAATTTTGGCTTCGCGCGAAAGATAACTATCTCTCTGCTCTTGCGTTTCATGTTCCAAAGAGCCATTTTCATCTATTTCTTCTCTGCATACTCCACAAATTTCTTCACTTTTTTTGTTATGCAAGAGCATTTTGCCATATCTGGTACGAGCATATAAACCGATAGGAGCATTATCAATAATAGCAGACAAAAAGCCGTTTGCTTTGGTAATTTCCCGCTCCTGTTCCCTTTTTTGTGTCACATCTTCTACTAAGGTCAAAACCACCGGATCCAACCCCGGATACTTAATAGGCACTTTGATAATATGCAAGACTTTTTCAGCACCGTTGGAATCTATATAAACTTCATCGGGAGAATCAATAATTTTGCCATCTTCCAATGCTTGTTTTTCGCGCAAGGCATACTGACGTACAACCTCAGGATCCTGCTTGGGATTAGGAACACTGCTATATTTAAGATTCACCTCAGAAAAAATATCCCGCGCTTGTTTATTAAAAAAAGTCAATTGCCCTTCCGGTGTACGCACATACATACCCAAAGGCATATTATCCACAATAGCCTGCAACAAATTACGCTTTTCCAAAGATTCTTCTTCTTCCTTTTTTCTGGCAGAAATATCTTCAAATACTGTTAACAGCGAAATCAGCTCTCCGTCTTGATTAAAAGAAGGTACTTTCAATACAGACAAAGTCACTTCTTCTCCATGATTGTTTTTAAAACTCATTTGATGGCCTTGCGTACTTTGTTGGCTTTTTCTTACTTTTTGGTCCAACACCTCCAAAGCTGCCGTCAATTCACGCGGCAAAATATCTTTCATATTTTTACCGATGGCCACTGCCGCATTGATGAAAAATAAATCTTCTGCATGTTTGTTCCAAGACACACAAACACCTTTTTTATCTTGTACGCTAACGGCAAAAGGATAATTGTTAACCAAAGATAAATTGGTATGTTTTTGATATGAATTTTCTTTATACTGAGGTACTTCGTCAAAACTGAGCAAAATATATTTATCGGAAATGGCAGAAGCAGCCACGTTCATGTGAACCGATTCAATATCTTTGGTGACCATCTCTTTCAGCAATTTTTCCGATGAGTTTTTTTGCAGCAGTGCTTCAATATCCGTCATGGTTAAACCATAGGTAGAAATATTTTTTCCCACCAAATTCAGTGCCTCAAAACCGGATACGGAGGCAATTTTGTCGTTGGCAAACAAAACATTTCCCTGTCTGTCTAACAGACACGTTGCCACCGGCAACAGTTGCAAAAAAGACTGTAATTGTTCTACATTTTCAGAAAAATCTTGGGATTGAGAAAAGAAAGAAAATAATTTTTTTACCATAGCGATACCCTCGCGCGCGCGTAGTCACCGTCTTGATTAGGACGGTGTTCCTTATATGCTAATAAATTACCGCTATTCTTGCAAGATAAAATCAATATGTTTTTTGACGGCACACAACATCTGAGCCGACAAAAAAGATTTGATTTCTTTTGTAAACACAGGAAACAAGGGTAGATTCAGACTCGTTTTGTGACGGCAAATAGCAGTCCACCCGTTTGCAGTCGTAGGTTTCTTGACACTGCGGAAAAGAAGAGGAAGGAAAGTCAACCAAATACCAAGAAAATTCCAAGTTATTACCCAAAGATTTTAAAAAAGAGTCGCAGGAAGGGCTCATGCCCGCAGGACATTGCGGTTCTGGACTGACGGCCTGCAAACTAACGGTTTCTTGCAACAGGGTATATTCCTGATTATCGGCCGGGCGGCCTTGCACCATATACACATCAAAACAGGTAAAGCCATCTGTCTGTTCTTTTCCGCAAAAATATTGTTTTAAAATATCGTTTTCCGGGCAGGTATCTTGCACCTTTTTAGCATCTACACTCAAGTAATAGGGCTCTTCACGTTGAGTTTGCATTTTATAAGAAACCCCTTGTGAAATATTTGAGAAAAAAGAACAGCCACTTAAAAAACTTAGCAAAAACAATAATGATTTTTTCATATTTTCTCCTCTAACAAAGGATATTTGTTTTTTATCCTTTTTCCAAGCAGAAAATCAGATTATATTGATCGAATAAAATGACAACCGATGCTTTGCTTATTTTTTAAAGCTGCATATGTAATCAATAGTGCCGTTTGAGTACCGTTGCGCAAATCCAGCAATTCCTGATTCAATGCACACCCTTTGTAGAAAATATCTATTTCATTATGCAAGTGGCGCAAAATCTTTTCCGCTCTGCGCAAATGAATATCACTGCGCACCAGCCCCACATAATTCCACATGGTGCTTTTTAACGTAGCCAAATCCTGCTTAATTAAGTTTAAGTCAGGGGAGGCCGTCGGCATAACCCAGTCCTTTGGTTCCGGTAAGTGAAAAGTTTGTTGAGAGATGTCTTCAGCATCGGCCGCCGCACACAAATATCCGTGCGCCACTGCTTCTAACAAAGAAGTGCTGGCCAAACGATTGGCCCCATGATATCCGGTGCAAGCCGTTTCCCCGATAGCATTCAAATTCAAAATATTTGTGCGCCCTTTTACGTCAGCATATACCCCACCGCAAAAATAATGCGCGGCCGGCACTACGGGGATTCTATCTTTTGTAATATCCACCCCTTCTTTCAAACAAGTTTCATAAATGGACGGGAAACGCTGTTTAATATGTTCGGCCGGTTCGTGGGTGATATCCAAATAGGCACAATCATGCGATGTTTTCAAACGTTCTTCTTCTATAGCACGAGAAACCACATCACGCGGGGCCAAGTCTTTTAAGGGGTGATATTGAGGCATAAAAGCCTCACCATTTACATTGCGTAAAACAGCCCCCTCTCCTCTCAATGCTTCTGATATTAAAAAATTTTTACCTTTGGCAAATACGGTAGGATGAAACTGCACAAACTCCATATTCATTACACGTGCCCCGACCCGATAAGCCATCGCAATTCCATGCCCATAACTGTGGGCGGCATTGGTAGTGTGGCGATAGACTTGCCCCACACCGCCTGTAGCCAAAATTGTTTTCTTGGCGACAATGGCAAAAATCTCTCCGGTTTTATTATCTAACACATACGCCCCAAAACAGGTAAGCGGAGCATATCTGTCCATAATATCTTTAGAACTGTGGGAAAGTGTTAATAAATCAACGGAAGATGTATGTGTCAAAATAGTGACATTTGCATTTTTCTGCAATGATTTTTGAATGGAAGAAAGCAAAGAATGTCCGGTAGTATCTTTCCAATAAATAATACGGTTGGTAGTGTGGGCTCCCTCTTTAGTAAAAAGCAAATCCCCTTTTTCATTACGGGAAAAATTCGTTTTAAGTTCATTTAAAAAAATCTTTTTTACCGCAGCGCAACCGGCCAAAGAGAGCTCTCTTACCGCACTTTCGTTGCAAAGACCGGCAGTAGCCAACCGTACATCTTTTAACAAAGATTCCATATCTAAATCCGGCTCATACACAATTCCCCCTTGAGCCAAATCACTGTTTGCCACACTCAAATCTTTACAAGCAAGCAAGGTCACTTTTAAACCTTTGTTCGCCGCTTCATAGGCATACACCGCACCGGCAATTCCGGCACCGATCACCAAACAATCCGTTTGCAATATTTTCATACCTATATTATATGAAAAACCCCACTCAAAGGAGTGGGGTTTTCTAGAAAGAAAAAATTATTCTTTGCTGCAGCCTTGATCTGTACAATCCGTATAACCTAAAGATTGGCAAAATTTCTCACCATCTCCTTTGGCATCTCGTCCGGTACAAACATCTGACTGCTGACTGTGATACTGCATAAAAACTGTAATGGAATAAGGATAATCCCGAGAGCTTACCACTACTGAAGAATCCGGTGTAAATTGCCCCGTAAAACGCGTAGCCGATATATCATTTCCTTCGAAAGTAATGTCTTTGACATCTATAACCAAGTCTTCTAAATTCTCCGGTTTTTTATGATATTCATAATAAAACTCATCTGCCGCAGCTGCTACGGCATGGGCAATGCCTAAACCCTCATTAAAAACAGCCTTTTCCGTAATACTGCGATAAGAGCCCAATGCCAAACCGGCAATGATACCTATAATAACCACCACTGCCATCAATTCGGTAAGTGTAAAACCCATTTTTTGTTTTCTTTTTAAAATTCGCATAACTAACTCCTTTTTTATTCTTTTTTAAGTATATAGGTTTTTGAGCAGAAATTCAAATTTTCTTTTTGCTTAAAATTGATAGGAATATACTATAATAGAGAGAGATTTACTTTAGGAGAGATTATGCCAAACTTTCAAGTTTTGTCTACCACCGATGGAAATTTAGTGCCTTTGGAGCAAGTGCCGGATCCAGCTTTTAGTGAACGTATGTTGGGTGATGGTATTGCCATTGAACCTACCGCCGGATTTACCGTAGCTCCTTTTGATGGAAAAGTCGTCAGCGTACACAAAGCCTTACATGCCGTAGTAGTGGAAAGAGAAGGCTTACAGGTTCTTATCCATGTAGGAGTAGAAACCGTAAACTTGAAAGGACAAGGCTTCCGCGCATTGGTAGAAGCAGGCCAAACGGTAAAAGCCGGAGATAAATTAACCGAATTTGACTTAAACTTTATTACCCAAAACGCACCCAGCAATTTAATCATCATGATTGTCACCTCTCCGGACGGAGCCAGCGTTGTTCCTGCTGCGGCAGGGCCGGTGCAAGCGGGCAAATCTTTTGTATTTTCCGTACCCGGCATTGACGGAGAAAATGCCCCTGTTCAGCCACAGACTACTGAGTGGATTTCCTCTCGCAGTGTCACCATTTTTAACCCCAACGGTTTGCATGCTCGTCCTGCCGGAAAGTTGGCCTCTTTAGCCAAAGCCCATTCTTTTCCCATTGAAATTGTAAAAGAAAACAACACCGCCGACGTAAAAAGTTTAGTCTCCATTATGGGCCTTTCCATAGACAGAGGTAGCCAAGTGTTTTTGCGTGCCCCTGCTTCGGCCCCGCAAGCGGCAGAAGTGTTGGAAAAATTAATTACCGAAATTGAAAACGGTTTAGGTGAAGATATTCATGGTCAAACCGCAGAAACCAAAGCAGAAGATGAAAACGAAACCGGAGCCTTAACGGCTTGCGATGGTATTGCTTTCGGCAAAGCCTGTCAATTTTCAGACAGTCAATTTTCCTTTGAAGAAACCGCCGATAATGCTCAACAAGAGCAAACACGCTTTGCTCAAGTATTGCAAGCGGTTAAACAAGAAATTGAGGCTGAAATAAATAAAGCCACCTCCTGCACGAAAGAAATTTTGCGCGCTCACCAAGAACTTCTGCAAGATCCTTTCTTACTCTCACAGACCCAAGAAGGCATTCAATCCGGCAAAAGTGCCCCTGCCGCGCTAAATGAAGCCATTCGCGCCAGCATTGACGTGCTGAAAAAAACAAAAAATCGCTTTTTAATGGAGCGTATTTCTGATTTTAAAGATGTGCGCAAACGCTTGTTGGCTCAGTTGTGCGGACCCGGAAAAGCCTGCACCATTACCCAAGATTGTATATTGATTGCTACCGATTTACTTCCCTCAGACTTATCTTTATTTCAAGGCAAAGTAAAAGGCGTCATCCTTTCCGAAGGTTCTCCTACGGCGCACGTATCTATTTTACTGCGTAATATGGGCATTGCTTCTATCGTCAGTGCCGGAGAAAATGTGTTAGATATTACGGACGGTACGGAAATTATTTTGCATGCTTCAAAAGCCATTTTCTATACAGATCCTTCTCAAGAAGTAAGAGAAGAAATGTCTAAATTGTTGCAGATTCAACAACAACAACAGGAACAAAATCAAAAATTAGCCCACCAATCTGCCAAAACACAAGACGGCGTGGAAATCTTTGTAGAAGGAAATGCCGGAAAACAAGAGGAAGCGCAAGATTGTGCCGCCAACGGAGCCGACGGGCTGGGTTTGGTGCGTACTGAATTTTTATTCTTCCAAAGAAACACCCCCCCTACATTAGAGGAACAACAAGCCACTTATCAAGGCATTTTGCAAAGCATGAATGGCA
Above is a window of Elusimicrobiaceae bacterium DNA encoding:
- a CDS encoding type II secretion system protein — protein: MRILKRKQKMGFTLTELMAVVVIIGIIAGLALGSYRSITEKAVFNEGLGIAHAVAAAADEFYYEYHKKPENLEDLVIDVKDITFEGNDISATRFTGQFTPDSSVVVSSRDYPYSITVFMQYHSQQSDVCTGRDAKGDGEKFCQSLGYTDCTDQGCSKE
- a CDS encoding FAD-binding protein, which produces MKILQTDCLVIGAGIAGAVYAYEAANKGLKVTLLACKDLSVANSDLAQGGIVYEPDLDMESLLKDVRLATAGLCNESAVRELSLAGCAAVKKIFLNELKTNFSRNEKGDLLFTKEGAHTTNRIIYWKDTTGHSLLSSIQKSLQKNANVTILTHTSSVDLLTLSHSSKDIMDRYAPLTCFGAYVLDNKTGEIFAIVAKKTILATGGVGQVYRHTTNAAHSYGHGIAMAYRVGARVMNMEFVQFHPTVFAKGKNFLISEALRGEGAVLRNVNGEAFMPQYHPLKDLAPRDVVSRAIEEERLKTSHDCAYLDITHEPAEHIKQRFPSIYETCLKEGVDITKDRIPVVPAAHYFCGGVYADVKGRTNILNLNAIGETACTGYHGANRLASTSLLEAVAHGYLCAAADAEDISQQTFHLPEPKDWVMPTASPDLNLIKQDLATLKSTMWNYVGLVRSDIHLRRAEKILRHLHNEIDIFYKGCALNQELLDLRNGTQTALLITYAALKNKQSIGCHFIRSI
- a CDS encoding PAS domain S-box protein, translating into MVKKLFSFFSQSQDFSENVEQLQSFLQLLPVATCLLDRQGNVLFANDKIASVSGFEALNLVGKNISTYGLTMTDIEALLQKNSSEKLLKEMVTKDIESVHMNVAASAISDKYILLSFDEVPQYKENSYQKHTNLSLVNNYPFAVSVQDKKGVCVSWNKHAEDLFFINAAVAIGKNMKDILPRELTAALEVLDQKVRKSQQSTQGHQMSFKNNHGEEVTLSVLKVPSFNQDGELISLLTVFEDISARKKEEEESLEKRNLLQAIVDNMPLGMYVRTPEGQLTFFNKQARDIFSEVNLKYSSVPNPKQDPEVVRQYALREKQALEDGKIIDSPDEVYIDSNGAEKVLHIIKVPIKYPGLDPVVLTLVEDVTQKREQEREITKANGFLSAIIDNAPIGLYARTRYGKMLLHNKKSEEICGVCREEIDENGSLEHETQEQRDSYLSREAKILESGKILYIPEEEYIDGKGKKRFLEMVKVPVSDSEGNPEFVITMVSDITESKLQKEKILEVQNLQRAILDNAPLAIYARGLDKEVSFRNKKAVEMFEEEELGVSQNAKYLERERIMFSNGQVLDIPEEEFVTASGKKILLHLIKAPIFDKENKPYIALTIAEDITQKKQQEVEIHKAKNFLQNVVDNLPVALSVKNSAGQYIVWNKKSEDLFGVMAKDVIGKENYRTDISAEQAEFMRDADKRVFDSRQELNIAQELISTPTEGVKIMHTVKTPLYTVQGEPDYLLKVSEDITAKTKMEKQIRESGEKNSLLVENAREGILILEDSEVIYANKSSCKILGYELQEDILHKKFVDFVASEHQIFAQEKFDAVLNRLEHSDEPSQLHFVKKTGQPIELEMTAMLSKYLGRRIVIVFLRDVTDTNRTLRDLRSDREKYKHIFELALMPAFVLNTKGYISTMNKAARDLFCLTENDRNFYRNVYVRPALTLDVRRKLSRGEMAEMDYVLDFDRAAKKFPSRIHATGKIHLHLTLTPFNCRDTKEGLIEADYLVSVEKKDASSGKPQPPTSAVLASAAATKKIVLKPLPPQEVTLPNTEPYVICSEQFKITDCNDLFCHLCQLGKDELKGQEIIKLFNQESIPEIMESLKSLPKVGNFENRDLNIHVASGLETVPVRVNAISLKNGKYAFIFRNMAYQKQLMDILQERSAQLHALLEATDGAVFSINYENDVFGRIEQTNKFLAELMGYGQEELLSMSFEQLFISKNKKNKDKVNHQFDKAAQSLRSIGQARFVATLFTKDDTELEVTVTLIPLDIPGKNSLMVLLTDLSDMIAHISQNSKEALELRSMRQLLPGLYLKTDRNGCVKEVTSNLPYLNAEEAASIFLNKTPTQYWSEDAANKAMVAIKEAFSVNINTTFDFEWNIKDKHHFFEGLCTPISGQEEMVIWIKDVTDRRQHEKNIRELYAISNENRGEITEQVDRILNFGKKVFKAGVGIVMRFNDSNAKEMTVVYATPSPFQIERYMVFPVEECLFDVKDDNVVVFGDLKHSACSRCIHKEKGFQSLIAAPLYVGGKVSGALCFASAEPRAHFAEGAEELVGIMSRILSLRIELREASKTLGESSQSFMRTLEYVDLPAVVLDLNFRVTFANNVFLSGTGRNRRTTENREFFKEFIRSADESRQMFKSSESLASGNAFQVKMDLVDARGKYTSTHWDVFLIKDIKGKVEGYGLIGVR
- the ptsP gene encoding phosphoenolpyruvate--protein phosphotransferase, whose product is MPNFQVLSTTDGNLVPLEQVPDPAFSERMLGDGIAIEPTAGFTVAPFDGKVVSVHKALHAVVVEREGLQVLIHVGVETVNLKGQGFRALVEAGQTVKAGDKLTEFDLNFITQNAPSNLIIMIVTSPDGASVVPAAAGPVQAGKSFVFSVPGIDGENAPVQPQTTEWISSRSVTIFNPNGLHARPAGKLASLAKAHSFPIEIVKENNTADVKSLVSIMGLSIDRGSQVFLRAPASAPQAAEVLEKLITEIENGLGEDIHGQTAETKAEDENETGALTACDGIAFGKACQFSDSQFSFEETADNAQQEQTRFAQVLQAVKQEIEAEINKATSCTKEILRAHQELLQDPFLLSQTQEGIQSGKSAPAALNEAIRASIDVLKKTKNRFLMERISDFKDVRKRLLAQLCGPGKACTITQDCILIATDLLPSDLSLFQGKVKGVILSEGSPTAHVSILLRNMGIASIVSAGENVLDITDGTEIILHASKAIFYTDPSQEVREEMSKLLQIQQQQQEQNQKLAHQSAKTQDGVEIFVEGNAGKQEEAQDCAANGADGLGLVRTEFLFFQRNTPPTLEEQQATYQGILQSMNGKPATLRTLDVGGDKPVSYMPLPEEENPIVGLRGVRNYQQYRELFSQQIRAMLKVSCPQHLRIMLPMVAFVEEFLEYKKLIEQEKEALGIQAPVQIGVMIEVPSAALLAEQLAQHADFFSIGTNDLTQYTLAIDRGHKTLCAQADPLHPAVLRLIELTCQGAQKHGKPVAVCGAIAGDMQAVPLLIGLGVKELAVGAACIASIKARVRSLQHKDCVLAAKQALNLQSSAQVRALVKQTFAVN